In Glandiceps talaboti chromosome 4, keGlaTala1.1, whole genome shotgun sequence, a single window of DNA contains:
- the LOC144433752 gene encoding uncharacterized protein LOC144433752: protein MARRLFDAVAQAHLADVKILVDLGVKVDCRNSLGQTPLIASLLIMDEQKRDKTFRYLVRRGADVLTEDNQRKTVLLYACQYKRTKQVRRIFNSVGAGSVNLNGQDVDGNTSLIYAVKTQNEELIKLLLRMLKYYHLSVDVPDNDGCTPLIHARKLGLSEIGDLLLNEGKANPYMADNREHWNAFEWTQHAKELENDRLADEKERQRQRAKKFMFPPIKLSYGRIERTRRNRQSVPLNVPLKPAVSLSTLKDESMVTSYSAPETVYSKVSITHRPNSSSLLTKQRRTTSVPSLPLLTDKTATTKSLDSAITLLEMASTQGEHVQHVDNFVSSRPDLTKKDDYFGFSRGGHMTLLNNLFAVYADQSSVSYRRVAQIERPKTPSNSKTGKNKKISSLAIVFGRDKHQQKMQKLAARKGKRGKSGEKDTRGELRSKKTKQMKNLVEGKGHDSNRLPLAIISEDT from the coding sequence ATGGCTCGTCGACTTTTCGATGCAGTTGCACAAGCTCACCTTGCGGACGTGAAGATTCTAGTAGATCTCGGTGTGAAGGTGGATTGTCGAAACAGCCTAGGGCAGACGCCTCTCATAGCGTCGTTGTTAATCATGGATGAACAGAAGCGAGACAAAACGTTCCGATATTTGGTCAGACGAGGAGCGGATGTCCTAACGGAAGACAATCAACGAAAGACTGTGTTGTTGTATGCGTGCCAATACAAAAGAACCAAACAGGTTAGACGAATTTTCAATTCTGTCGGTGCTGGAAGTGTGAACTTAAACGGACAAGATGTGGACGGCAATACTTCATTAATATATGCGGTCAAAACGCAAAACGAAGAATTGATCAAATTGTTACTTCGTATGTTGAAGTATTATCATTTAAGCGTTGATGTCCCAGACAATGATGGTTGCACACCCCTCATACATGCACGCAAATTGGGGCTGTCTGAAATAGGGGACCTTCTCTTGAATGAAGGGAAAGCAAATCCATACATGGCCGATAATCGAGAACACTGGAACGCTTTTGAATGGACACAACATGCCAAAGAATTAGAGAACGATAGATTAGCTGATGAGAAAGAACGACAGCGACAAAGAGCGAAAAAATTCATGTTTCCCCCTATTAAACTCTCCTATGGGAGGATAGAAAGAACGCGAAGAAACCGTCAATCCGTACCGCTAAATGTGCCACTGAAACCGGCGGTATCGCTATCTACGCTAAAGGATGAATCTATGGTGACTAGCTATTCGGCGCCTGAGACAGTTTACAGTAAAGTCAGCATCACACACCGTCCTAACTCGTCCAGCTTACTAACCAAACAACGGAGAACAACTAGTGTACCAAGTTTACCGTTGCTCACGGACAAAACAGCCACAACAAAATCCTTAGATTCGGCGATAACTTTACTAGAAATGGCGTCAACTCAAGGCGAACACGTCCAACATGTTGACAATTTTGTCAGTAGTCGACCAGACTTGACTAAAAAGGACGACTATTTCGGGTTTTCCCGAGGTGGACATATGACTTTGTTGAACAATTTGTTCGCTGTTTACGCCGATCAGAGTTCTGTGTCCTATAGAAGAGTTGCCCAGATCGAGAGACCCAAAACCCCATCTAACTCCAAGACAGGAAAGAACAAGAAGATTTCGAGTCTCGCCATCGTATTCGGACGAGATAAACATCAACAGAAGATGCAGAAACTCGCAGCGAGGAAGGGCAAACGAGGTAAGAGCGGGGAGAAAGACACAAGGGGTGAACTGAGGTCGAAGAAAACGAAACAGATGAAGAACCTGGTTGAGGGTAAGGGGCACGACAGTAACAGACTACCCCTAGCAATCATTTCGGAGGACACGTAA